AATCAGGCTCGCAAGTATTGGAATCAGAACTATGACTTTGGAGATCTTGAATCAGCTGAGATGGAGAGGGGGAAGAGCTACACCTTGAGGATTAAAGGGTACAAGATCCATCCGATTGCTTGTATTTATAATGCTGGCTATATGCTAGGTATGACCCAATTAACCACTAAAGATAAATTAGAAATTAGGGAAGTAAAATGCACCGCTAAAGGTGACGATTACGATGAATTTATAATAACTTATAAGGAATAATATTATGGAAAACAACAAGAGAAAAATAACTAAGGTAGTAATTCCAGCCGCTGGTCTTGGAACTCGCTTTCTTCCGGTCACAAAATCAGTTCCCAAAGAAATGCTTCCAATCATTGATCGTCCAGTGATTCAGTATGTGGTTGATGAAGCTGTTGCCTCGGGCATAACTGATGTTATTATAGTTACTAGTTGGCAAAAGAAAACTATTGAAGACTATTTCGATTATTCCTTTCAGCTTGAAGCTAATTTAGAAAAAAACGGAAAAGACAAAGAGCTTCAAGAAGTTCAGAAAATTGCCGGAATGGCTAACTTTATATACATCCGTCAGAAAGGCCCTTATGGTAATGCTACTCCAGTTCTTTGTGCCAAGAGCCTGATTAATGAAGACGAGGACTTTGTTGTTATGTGGGGAGATGAATTTATCTATGCCAACCCACCAAGATTGAAGCAAATGATTGATGTCTATAATAAATATGGCGGTGCGGTAATTTCAGCGGTCAGAGTTGATGATCCGAGCAGATATGGTATTGCTGATATTGAAGAGGTAGAAGGGGGAGTTTTTAAAATTAAAAAGATTGTTGAGAAGCCGGCTCCCGGAGAGGCACCTTCTAATTTAGCGGCTCATGGGGCGTACATTCTTCCTGGCAGGATATTTCCTCTAATTGAACGTCTTCATCCCGGTAAATCAGGTGAATTTTGGCTCACCGGGGCCATTGAGAGGTTGATTGATAGCGGTTATCCGGTCTATGCTTGTGAGATAAAGAACGGAAAATACTATGATGCAGGCAACAAGTTAGACTATATTAAAGCCAATGTTGATTTTGCTCTTAGGAGGGATGATCTTTCTGAAGAAATGAAGAAATATATTCAGCAAAAATCAAAGGAATTATAGTACATGACAAGCCAATTCATTAAAAATATTTCAGGCATGCTGATTCTCTGATATGAAAGAAGACGATTTTAAACGCAAAAATATCAAGTTTTTTGTTCTAGGATTTCTTTTACTGCTTTTAGTTTTTTTTTCCATAAGGGCGATGCTTTCATCGGAAGAAGTAGACATCTCTTTTTATAAAGGGGAGCTTGAGAAATACCAAGAATTAATTGAATTGAGAAAAGACACAGCGATATCTATTGTTGGACCAAAAGCCAATGATTTTTATCGAAGTTCACAAATGACGGAAGTAGTTCTTTTGGAAAGGGATCTTTCAATAGTTGATTTTGAGATATATTTAATAAAGGCCTCTGATTACATAAATTATCCCGATTGGCACGAGGTGATAAAAATACCACTTAGTAATAATGGAAAAAGAAATAACAGGTGGTTTCAAAAAATTGTTCCGTCAGACTATCTTTCAGGGATATATGTCTTAACTGCTAGAGCAGAAGATAGTGATGGTAACAAATATTATGACCAGATATTACTAGGATTAATTAGTGCAAGAGAGGATAACTTCTTAGAAGTCATTTTCCCCAAAGAGGGAGCTTCTTTAACTGAACCATTAACCATTTCAGGAAGATTTAGCTCAGACCGATTGGTTAAAATATCCAGCGGAATGAAAGGGGGTAATTTAGGTAATGAACCGTTAAATCTTTGTGAGGCAGAAATCAGAAACCAATCTTGGGAGTGTTCTCTTAATCCGTTTATGATAGCTTCAGCTGGAGAATACAATCTTTGGACCCTATTAATAGATGATACGGGTAATTCAAAGATAGTTGAGCTTCCGGTAAGAGTTGATTCAACTATTAATTTACTTCCTTTAGAGTCAGACGAAGCCCATATCCGTGTTGGAGAATTAACCAAGATAGGGATTCTATCCGGAGGAATGGATCTTAACTTAGAATCAATTTTTCTCAAACTGAGCTATGATCCCAGTAAAGTTAGGATTGTTGATGTGAAAAAAGGTGCTCTCTTTTTTCAGGAAGGAGTACAAACTGAATTTAATTATGACATCGGTCATGAAGAGGGAGTAATTATTATTGGAATTGAAAGAAGAACCAGAGTTCCCCTTAATCGTTATGGAGGGATAATGGCTGAGATTGTTGTTGAGGCTATTCCGGGAACAAGACTGGGAATGACTCATATTGGATTTCTTGAGACCAATCTTTTTGATTCAGAAGGTAATGAAATAATCCATATTGCCAGAGGACAGAATTACTTCATAGAAGCTTTAAGGTAGTAATATGAATAAAATAATTAAAATTACATTATTTTTTCTAACAGCAACTTTTTTGTTGTGGTTTTTCTTTTTTAGATCGTCTGAAGACGTGATAGCCCCACACTTAGAAGAAATAACAGAAGAATCTTTAATAGACTTTTCCTTAGAAGAAAGAAATATATATGAAGAAAATGAAGAATTAATGTATAGGGTAAATATTTCTTATCCCTATTTCACAAATGATGATTTTAACCGGGTTAATCGGGAAATAGAATTAATTATTGACATTATTCTTTCTGAGTTTAAAGAACTTGCCGTTTTGCCCATAGCTAATGATTTTGGGTTAGATAGCTCTGAATTAAACGTTGACTATGTCCTTGCCCGAAATGACGGAAAAATATTTAGCGTTGAATTTATAATCCATAGCGCTTATCTTGGAGCACCTCGTCCAATCATTGATTACATTTCCTTTAATTATGATATGGAAAGAATGAGAAAGATTGAAATAACTGATTGTTTTGATGATTTCATCTTTCTTTCCGAATATGTTAAGGGACAACTTTCTAATAAATTAGGGGATTCTTTTTTTGAGAGTGGAGTAGAACCATTGTCTAGAAATTACAGTAAGTTTGTCATCAAAGATAATCGTTTAGAAATAATTTTTGGTTATCATCAAGTTGCACCACGGGCAATGGGTCCAATCAGAGCTAATATATATTTTTCTGATCTTAGAGAGCAAATGATATGTAATCTTGAATAAAATGGAACAATACTTTTACGATCTTCATTGCCATACAGTTGATTCAAGGGATTCTATTGCTAAGTTGAAATCTTTAGTTGAAGTTGCCAAGATTAGAGGATTGGACGGTATTGCCATTACTGATCACAACAAGACTTACAAGGGACCACTTAATATTGATGGAATTGAAATAATTCCCGGAAACGAATTAACCTTGAAGGGAGGGGGCCATCTCCTATTATACTTCATTACAGAAGAAATGCCTCAAGGATTAATTTTAGAAGAAGCAGTTTCTATAGCAAAAGATCAAGGAGGTTTCGCTGTTTTGGCTCATCCATTTAGAAGCGAACATGGATGGATAAAAAATAACCTTGGTAATCCTGAAAAAATAAAGAGAGGACTTGAAATTGTTGATGGACTGGAATCAGGAAATGGTTCGGACCCTCAAAAGTTAAGAAATATGATAATGAAAACAAAGGAAGATAACAGCGGAATTTCTTTATTCTTAACTGCCGGATCGGATAGCCATATGCCAGCTCAAGTTGGTCTTGCGGCCACTAAGGTCAATCAAAGACTGACTAAAGATAATTTTTCAGATGTTTTAATGAGTGGCGAAATAATTGTGAGAACGGAATTTCAACGATTCGGGGAGAAAATATGGCTTTTTAAAAAATACATTTTCTTAATTAGTCAAATTACCATGATTAATAGGTCAGAAAAAATGAAGAATCTTTTTTACAATATTTTTGTTAGAAATTATTTTAGAGTACATAATATTGCTCTTGGTAGAATTAATTTTAATTATAAAAAATAAAAATATGATTTTTTTCTTTTTTGGGTTTTTGGGAGGAGTGTTAAGGGGAACTATGGGAGTAATAAAATATACCCAGTCATATAAAGATGTTGAAATAAGGCCAATATATTTTTCTGGCACAGTCATTTTTTCTGGCTTTATTGGAATGATTTGTGCTTGGATAATAAGTGATATGGGAATAGCGATTATGGGAATAGAAGAATTACCATTAAGTTTTGCTCTAATTGCTGGTTACGCCGGAGGCGATTTTATTGAAAATATCTTTAAGATAGTTATCAAGAAAACCGATATTTTTAGTTTTAGCAAGGTAGTAAAGTGAAATAGTTTAGGAAAATATTGGGCACACTTTTAGATACGTTATGTTATCCTGTACAAAAATGTACAGGATAAATAAATGATTATGAAAAATTTTCTAAAATGAGGAAATATTTGAAAGAAGAAGTTCTTAAATTCATAAAAGCCGAGATTGGAAAGTCATAAGTGGAAATTTAAATTAATGAGGTCGGGAGTCGTAAATAATATATTCTTTGACTTTAAATTCATCCCTGCTCAAATTAGAATATATATCGTTTTAACCCTGCTCAAATTATTCCCAGTTCCTTCGTAAAAAATAAGGTTCTGTTTGTTAAAATAGATAAAACATATTAACTATTGACATCTATTAGCCATTATATATACTTTAGATATATGAAAACAGTAATCAATATTAAAACTGAAAAGGAAATAAAGAATAATGCGCAAAAGCTTGCCAAGGAGATGGGTTTTTCTTTGACTGCGGTTATTAACGCTCATTTGAGGCAGTTTATTAGAAGCAAAGAGCTTTGCGTTAGCGTTGTTCCAAAGATGTCTCCGAGGTTGGAGAATCTTTTAGGCAAAATAGAATTTGATATTCAGAGAAATAAAAATATTTCCCCTTCTCTTTCCTCTCAAAAGAAGCTTAAAAAATATTTTGCTTCTTTGTAAATTCTTTATGAAAATTCAATTTCATAAAAATTTTGAAAAGCAATATAAAAGATTGAGGAAAAGAGAGCAGCGAAAGACGCAAGAAAGATTAGAATTATTTTTAGAAAATCCATTTGATCCTCGGCTTAATAACCATTCTTTGAAAGGAAAATATGTTGATTATCGGAGTATCAATATATCAGGGGATCTAAGGGCTATTTATAAATTTTTGAGTGAAGAAGAATGTGTCTTTGTTGTTATAGACAATCATAGTAATTTGTACTTTTAAGGTAGATAAATAAAGTCAGGTTTGTTTTTCTTTTCATCCCTGCTCAAATTAGAATATATATCGTTTTAACCCTGCTTAAATTATGGATATTCAAGAAAAGAAATTAAAAGAAATTTTAATAAGTCAGCTCGAAGAATACCAACAATCTACTGTAATTAATTTCGGTTAGAAATTAAATGATTTAATCGACACCTCTACGGTTAGATTTTAGATAATTTAATACGCCGTTGGTTTTAAGTTTTAAAACACGGCTAAGGAAATTTTTCTTATCTATTTTCAAAATCACGAAAATGAACGCCCACATTAAATGATTTAACCGTAGCTATATAAAAAATATTAATCATTCGCTCTAATATCCTATAATACAGAAAGGACACAATGCTTGTCAAAACAGATTGTCTCCCATTTAATTTATGATATAATTACTTTTAAGGTAGGTCGAATGACTTTTCCTGCGAGTCTAAGATTTGGTGGTGTTATATTCTTTGTTACAATCGATAATCATATCAAAATGATACGATTCAATGGTATAAATGATACGAAAAAATGTTTAAACCAAACAAAAGAGAGCAAAATATTGTCACTATACTGATTAGGGGTAAATCTATGCGGTCATCGGATATTCATAGTGTTTTGAAAGACAAAGAGGACGTATCTCTTGTTACTGTAAAAAGAATTCTTTCAGAGATGGCTGACAAAGGACTTTTGACGGTTTTCGGATCGGGAAGATCCACAAATTATCAGGCTACTTCGCTTGGAAGAATCTTTTATGAAATTAACACCAAGGAATATCTTTCCACCGAGCCGGATAAAAGATACGGGCTGGATGGATATAATTTTGATTTGTTTTCTTCTTTTCCTAAAGAAATTTTCCTCAAAGAAGAGATAAAGAATATGGAGGATTTTACTGTG
The nucleotide sequence above comes from Candidatus Nealsonbacteria bacterium. Encoded proteins:
- a CDS encoding RsiV family protein, which encodes MNKIIKITLFFLTATFLLWFFFFRSSEDVIAPHLEEITEESLIDFSLEERNIYEENEELMYRVNISYPYFTNDDFNRVNREIELIIDIILSEFKELAVLPIANDFGLDSSELNVDYVLARNDGKIFSVEFIIHSAYLGAPRPIIDYISFNYDMERMRKIEITDCFDDFIFLSEYVKGQLSNKLGDSFFESGVEPLSRNYSKFVIKDNRLEIIFGYHQVAPRAMGPIRANIYFSDLREQMICNLE
- a CDS encoding UTP--glucose-1-phosphate uridylyltransferase, giving the protein MENNKRKITKVVIPAAGLGTRFLPVTKSVPKEMLPIIDRPVIQYVVDEAVASGITDVIIVTSWQKKTIEDYFDYSFQLEANLEKNGKDKELQEVQKIAGMANFIYIRQKGPYGNATPVLCAKSLINEDEDFVVMWGDEFIYANPPRLKQMIDVYNKYGGAVISAVRVDDPSRYGIADIEEVEGGVFKIKKIVEKPAPGEAPSNLAAHGAYILPGRIFPLIERLHPGKSGEFWLTGAIERLIDSGYPVYACEIKNGKYYDAGNKLDYIKANVDFALRRDDLSEEMKKYIQQKSKEL
- a CDS encoding PHP domain-containing protein, which translates into the protein MEQYFYDLHCHTVDSRDSIAKLKSLVEVAKIRGLDGIAITDHNKTYKGPLNIDGIEIIPGNELTLKGGGHLLLYFITEEMPQGLILEEAVSIAKDQGGFAVLAHPFRSEHGWIKNNLGNPEKIKRGLEIVDGLESGNGSDPQKLRNMIMKTKEDNSGISLFLTAGSDSHMPAQVGLAATKVNQRLTKDNFSDVLMSGEIIVRTEFQRFGEKIWLFKKYIFLISQITMINRSEKMKNLFYNIFVRNYFRVHNIALGRINFNYKK
- a CDS encoding type II toxin-antitoxin system mRNA interferase toxin, RelE/StbE family encodes the protein MKIQFHKNFEKQYKRLRKREQRKTQERLELFLENPFDPRLNNHSLKGKYVDYRSINISGDLRAIYKFLSEEECVFVVIDNHSNLYF